The genomic interval CACAAAATTCGACTGAAAATAAAACAAAAACAAATAATACAGGAATCAAAATAAACACCAAAGAAATCAAAAAAGAAAATTTTATAACACTATCAGGTCTTTGGAAGAATAGCTCAATTGCTAAGAAAACTAAAACTCTTGTTATTTCAGGTCCTTCGGCAACTTTTGAGGGTCAACAATATGACTTAACTTTGGAAGGAGTGAGTTCAGAAAATGAGCTACCTTATTTGAAGTTGATAGGTGAAGGAATTAACTCAGGGAAGTTTCTAGGCATCTATCCACAAGGGAGTGCTATTCCAGTAAGATTAGCTAATGGTAAAATTGATTACGCAGGTCAATATGATCCTACTGACAAGAAGAAAGATCGTATCATTCTTTTTAATGATTATATGTCTGCTCAAGATATCATTGAGCAAGTTTTATACCGTGAATTGGAAGAAATCTTTTAAAAACAGTCTAAGATTTAAAATGATAAGAAAATAGTCTTGAAAAAATGTTTAAAATGAGTTAAAATATCATTATCTTAGATAAGAACTCGATGGTCAAAGCTCGGGAAAATATGACAAGAGACTTTTAAAAGTTACTGACAGAAAAATCAATTGTGATTATTTTCTGTCAGTAACTGATGAGAGGATTTTTTGACATATTTTTCACAGCTTTGGCTTTTTTATTTGCAAAATATTTACTGACAGCTTTTAACAAGGCTTATTAAGGGCTATAAAAGCTGTCAGTAAAAGAATGATTAATAATTCTGTCAGTATTTTTGCAAAAACTTTTATCAAAATATAAAGAAAGGCGAATTTAAAAAATTCGTAGTAAAAAATGAATTTTCAAGAAAATTATGATGTTGTTGTCATTGGAGGAGGACATGCAGGGGTTGAAGCTTCACTAGCAGCTGCACGGATGGGCTCTAAAACATTACTCATGACGATTAATCTTAATATGGTTGCCTTTATGCCATGTAATCCATCAATTGGTGGCTCAGCTAAAGGAATTGTTGTCAGAGAAATTGATGCGCTCGGTGGTGAAATGGGTCGCAACATTGATAAGACTTATATTCAAATGAAGATGCTTAATACCGGAAAAGGTCCAGCAGTTCGAGCTCTTCGTGCTCAAGCCGATAAAGATGAATATGCCGCTTCAATGAAGAATACAGTTTCAGACCAAGAAAATTTGACACTCCGTCAAGGAATGGTTGAAGAACTTATTCTTGATGAAGAAAAGAAAAAAGTCATCGGAATCAAGACTTCGACAGGAACTAAATATGGTGCTAAGGCAGTAATTATCACTACAGGAACAGCTTTGCGTGGTGAAATTATTATTGGAGAACTTAAATATTCTTCAGGACCCAATAACTCTCTTTCATCAATTGGTCTAGCAGATAATTTACGTGAAATTGGATTTGAAATTGGTCGTTTTAAAACCGGAACTCCTCCACGCGTTTTGGCGAGTTCTATTGATTACGACAAAACAGAAATTCAACCAGGTGATGAAGCGCCTAATCATTTTAGTTTTATGAGCTCTGATGAAAATTATCTAAAAGATCAAATTCCATGCTGGCTCACTTATACTACTGAGAATAGTCATACTATTTTGCGTGATAATTTACACCGAGCACCACTTTTTTCAGGAATTGTTAAAGGAGTAGGACCACGTTACTGTCCTTCAATAGAAGACAAAATCACTCGCTTTGCTGACAAACCTCGTCATCAACTCTTCCTTGAACCAGAAGGACGGAATACAGAAGAAGTCTATATCGGTGGACTTTCAACTTCAATGCCTGAAGATGTCCAATTTGATTTAGTTAAATCAATTCCAGGACTTGAAAATGCTCAAATGATGCGTCCGGGTTATGCTATAGAATACGATGTGGTGATGCCTCATCAACTCCGTCCAACACTTGAAACAAAACTGGTTTCTGGACTATTTACAGCGGGACAAACCAACGGGACCTCAGGCTATGAAGAAGCAGCAGGGCAAGGCTTAGTAGCTGGAATAAATGCAGCACTTAAAGTTCAAGGAAAGCCTGAATTTATCTTAAAACGTAGTGAAGCCTATATTGGGGTAATGATTGATGATTTGGTAACTAAGGGAACGCTGGAACCATATCGTCTTTTGACATCACGTGCAGAATACCGTTTAATTCTTCGCCATGATAATGCTGACCGCCGTTTGACTGAAATTGGCCGTCAAGTGGGCCTTGTTTCAGATGAACAATGGGAACATTACCAAGCAAAAATGGCTCAATTTGACCGTGAAATGAAACGATTGAATTCAGAAAAACTCAAACCTTTGCCTGACACACAAGAAAAATTAGGAAAATTGGGCTTTGGACTAATTAAAGATGCGCTGACCGGTGCAGAATTTTTGAAACGACCTGAAGTTCACTACAATGAAGTCATCGATTTTATCGGACAAGCACCAGAAAAGATTGACCGTACTGTCATTGAATTGATTGAAACTGAAATTACTTATGAAGGCTACATCAAAAAAGCAATGGACCAAGTGGACAAAATGCATCGCTTGGAAGCGAAACGAATTCCTAAAAATATGGATTGGGATAAGCTTGACTCAATTGCTACTGAAGCCCGTCAAAAATTCAAAAAAATAAATCCAGAAACGCTGGGACAAGCGAGTCGGATTTCAGGGGTAAATCCTGCTGACATCAGTATTCTCATGGTTTACCTTGAAGGAAAATAATTAAAAATTAAAATTTTACTGACAAAAAGTTACTGACAGAAAATTTTTGGGAGAGTCCTTGGGTTCTGTTGCAAAGTTTTCTGATAAGTCTATTTTAGTGTAAAATGAATAAAAATGACAGCGAGGATATATCAATGAACTATTTTAAAGGTAAACAATTTCAAAAAGATGTGATTATTGTCGCTGATGGTTATTATCTACGTTACAATCTAAGCTATCGTGAAATTCAAGAACTCCTTTATGATCGTGGGATTAACGTTTGTCACACAACTATTTATCGTTGGGTACAAGAATACAGTAAAGTCCTCTATCATCTCTGGAAAAAGAAAAATAGACAGTCCTTCTATTCGTGGAAAATGGATGAAACTTATATCAAAATCAAAGGTCGTTGGCATTATCTCTATCGTGCAATTGATGCGGATGGATTGACTTTAGACATCTGGCTACGCAAGAAACGGGATACTCAAGCTGCTTATGCGTTCTTGAAACGACTACATAAACAGTTTGGTCAACCAAGAGTAATTGTCACGGATAAAGCGCCCTCTATTTGTTCTGCATTTAGAAAGTTACAGAGTAACGGTTTATATACTAAGACAGAGCATCGAACCGTGAAGTATCTCAATAACCTCATTGAGCAAGACCATCGACCAATCAAACGACGCAATAAATTTTATCGAAGTCTACGAACTGCCTCAACCACGATTAAGGGCATGGAAACAATTCGAGGAATATACAAAAAGAACCGAAGAAATGGAACGCTCTTCGGATTTTCGGTATCTACTGAGATTAAGGTATTAATGGGAATATTAGCTTAAGAACAAGAAGGATTATAAACCTTGTATTTGATTTTTAAACTTTGCAACAGAACCAAAAATTGTAATGAGTTGAATATCTGACATTTTATTCTCCTTTCGATAATTTTAGTTTATTATAATTATTTTATCATTTTATTTTCATTTTATTGAATGATATGGTGTTTGAAATTATAGAAAAAATGCTGAATTGACAAGATTAAAGCCATATTCTAAAATTGTATTCTATAAGTGTCAAAAAATTAGAATTATAACCAGAATTAGAGATAAATTTCACTATAAATAATAAAAAAAATTAGGACTTGACAAGTCTTTAAATAATTGATAGAATAATAGAGTTGAAAAGCAGAAGCACCCGCTTCTCGCCTTAGAGGTTATAGCCCTGGGCAAACGAATGGAATTATTCAAAAACGAATGTTTTCATGAGCGGGGCGAGATTGTCGTTCCGCTTTTGTTTTTCTTTAAAAAAGAAGTTGCCTAAATCTTAGTCAACTTTCACATCATATTAGAAGGAGAACGAACATAGCTAAACAAGACAATAGAAAACCTATGATGAACGGTGCAATCCGTGCTCGTGAGGTTCGTCTCATTGGCGCTGAGGGTGAACAATTAGGTGTCACACCAACGTCTGAGGCGCTAATGCAAGCTGAAAATCTTAACATGGACTTGGTTTTAATTTCAAACCAAGAACCACCTGTTGCAAAAATCATGGATTATACAAAATTCATGTTTGAGCAAAAGAAAAAACAAAAAGAAGCAAAGAAAAAACAAGCTGTTGTTTCTGTAAAAGAAGTCCGTTTGTCACCAGTAATTGACCAAAACGACTTTGATACAAAGCTTCGTCAAGCCATCAAGTTTCTTGAAAAAGGCGATAAAGTTAAGGTTTCAATCCGATTTAAAGGTCGGATGATTACTCACCAAGATGTGGGTCGTCAAGTAATGGACAAGTTCGCGCAAGCAACAAAAGAAGTTGCTGTTGTTGAACAAAGAGCCAAAATGGATGGTCGTCAAATGTTCTTGCAACTTGCACCTATTAAAAAATAGGTCTTAACAAGACAACCATCTGAAAGGTTAACCTTTCACCTCTCTATTCATTGAAAACGAATGTTTAAAAAGAATAGAGGTGCAGAATAATTTTTTCTGCCAACTGATATAAATTAAGGAGAATTACAATGCCAAAACAAAAAACTCACCGCGCATCTGCTAAACGTTTCAAACGTACAGGTAACGGCGGTCTTAAACGCTTCCGTGCTTACACTTCTCACCGTTTCCACGGTAAAACTGTAAAACAACGTCGTCAACTTCGTAAATCTTCTATGGTTTCTAAAGGGGACTTCAAACGTATCCGTCGTATGGTTGCGACAATGCGTTAAGCGAACATTGTTCGCTGCATTGGAGCAATCCTCGCAAGAGCGTAAGCGACTAAGAGGGACAATGAAATAAGTCATCTAATTTTCTTGCTCCAACTCAATAAAAAAATAAATTTGTCATTATGACAAAATTGAAATCTACTAAGAATTAAAGGAGAACACACATGGCACGTGTTAAAGGTAGCGTTGCAACTCGCAAACGCCGTAAACGTATTTTAAAGCTCGCTAAAGGTTACTACGGAGCTAAACATAAACTCTTCAAGACTGCTAAAGAGCAAGTCATGAATTCATACTACTACGCATTCCGCGATCGTCGTCAAAAGAAACGCGACTTCCGTAAATTATGGATTGCACGTATCAACGCAGCTGCACGTATGAATGGTCTTTCATACAGCAAATTGATGCACGGTTTGAAATTAGCTGATATCGAAGTAAACCGTAAAATGCTTGCTGACATCGCAATCGCTGATGCTGCTGCATTTACTGCACTTGCTGAAGAAGCAAAAAAAGCTTTGGCTAAATAATTATCTTAAAAAATCTGCTGGTTTTCTAGCAGATTTTTTATATTTTAAGCAGACACTCTCTTAATTATGACATTAGGGGAGTGTTTTTTTATTCCGAATATACTAAATTGTTGCAAAAATTAATAAAAAAGAATATAATACCGTAAGTCCTTGTTTCGAAACAAAAGTAATTTGTTTTCAATAAAAGACATTTAGTATAAATAAGAATACAGAATGGAGGTAAATGTGGAAAGTGAAAATATTTTGGAAGCAAAACAAGTGAGTGTTGCTTTTCGGATTGCTGGTAAATTTCAAAAAGCAATTTATGATATTGATTTAAGGCTTAGACGTGGTGAAGTTTTAGCCATTGTTGGGGAATCAGGTTCTGGGAAATCAACTTTGGCAACTGCTGTTATGGGATTACACAACCCAAATCAAACTCAAATTACAGGCTCCATTTTATTGGATGAGGAAGAAGTGATTGGTAAAACGGGTGACTCCATGGCAAGTATTCGAGGAAGTAAAGTTGGAATGATTTTTCAAAATCCACTCACTGCGCTTAATCCATTGATGAAAATTGGGCAGCAAATCAAGGAAATGCTGGCCGTGCATGATGTTTATCCAGAAAATCAGTATGAAAGTAGAATCTTTCAACTTTTAGAACAAGTAGGAATTCCAAATCCTAAAAGAGTCGTTAATCAATTTCCCCACCAACTTTCAGGCGGGATGAGACAAAGAGTAATGATTGCAATAGCCATTGCCAATGACCCAGATTTGATTATTGCTGATGAGCCAACGACTGCTTTAGACGTTACCATTCAAGCTCAGATTTTAGACTTGATTTTAGAAATACAAAAGAAGAAGAATGCTGGGGTTATTCTAATTACTCATGATTTAGGGGTTGTTGCTGAAGTTGCTGATACAGTGGCGGTGATGTATGCCGGACAACTCGTCGAAAAAGCTTCTGTTGAAGAGCTTTTTCAAAATCCCAAACATCCATACACCCGGTCACTTTTGCGTTCAAATCCATCTGCCGAAACAGTTTCGGATGATTTATATGTGATTCCAGGGTCTGTGCCTTCTCTGTCAGAAATTGAGTATGACAAAGATTTATTTCTCGCTCGAGTGCCTTGGATGAAAGAAGAAGCTCAAAAAGTAATTTCGGAAAAAATGACTGAAATTTCTTCAAATCATTTTGTTCGAGGTCAGGCTTGGAAAAAATTTGAATTTCCAGATCAAAAATTGAAAGGGGGTAAAAAGTGAGCGAAATTCTTAATTTAAAGGACTTAAAAGTTTATTATCCTATTCGATCTGGTTTCTTTAATCGAGTGACAGATAATGTTTTAGCCGTTGATGGAGTAGATTTAACGATTCATGAAGGAGAAACTGTCGGTTTAGTTGGTGAATCTGGCTCTGGAAAATCAACGATTGGCAAAACAATTGTTGGTTTAGAACAAATGACATCAGGACAATTGATTTACAAAGGACAAGATGTCAGCAAAAAAAAGATAAGAAACCAGCTCAAATACAATAAAGATGTTCAAATGATTTTTCAAGATGCATTTTCGAGTTTGAATCCACGGAAAACAATTTACGATATCATTGCGGAGCCTATTCGAAATTTTGAAAAAATAGATGCTAATACGGAAAATAAACGGATTCATGAATT from Lactococcus lactis carries:
- the mnmG gene encoding tRNA uridine-5-carboxymethylaminomethyl(34) synthesis enzyme MnmG → MNFQENYDVVVIGGGHAGVEASLAAARMGSKTLLMTINLNMVAFMPCNPSIGGSAKGIVVREIDALGGEMGRNIDKTYIQMKMLNTGKGPAVRALRAQADKDEYAASMKNTVSDQENLTLRQGMVEELILDEEKKKVIGIKTSTGTKYGAKAVIITTGTALRGEIIIGELKYSSGPNNSLSSIGLADNLREIGFEIGRFKTGTPPRVLASSIDYDKTEIQPGDEAPNHFSFMSSDENYLKDQIPCWLTYTTENSHTILRDNLHRAPLFSGIVKGVGPRYCPSIEDKITRFADKPRHQLFLEPEGRNTEEVYIGGLSTSMPEDVQFDLVKSIPGLENAQMMRPGYAIEYDVVMPHQLRPTLETKLVSGLFTAGQTNGTSGYEEAAGQGLVAGINAALKVQGKPEFILKRSEAYIGVMIDDLVTKGTLEPYRLLTSRAEYRLILRHDNADRRLTEIGRQVGLVSDEQWEHYQAKMAQFDREMKRLNSEKLKPLPDTQEKLGKLGFGLIKDALTGAEFLKRPEVHYNEVIDFIGQAPEKIDRTVIELIETEITYEGYIKKAMDQVDKMHRLEAKRIPKNMDWDKLDSIATEARQKFKKINPETLGQASRISGVNPADISILMVYLEGK
- a CDS encoding IS6-like element ISS1S family transposase, with protein sequence MNYFKGKQFQKDVIIVADGYYLRYNLSYREIQELLYDRGINVCHTTIYRWVQEYSKVLYHLWKKKNRQSFYSWKMDETYIKIKGRWHYLYRAIDADGLTLDIWLRKKRDTQAAYAFLKRLHKQFGQPRVIVTDKAPSICSAFRKLQSNGLYTKTEHRTVKYLNNLIEQDHRPIKRRNKFYRSLRTASTTIKGMETIRGIYKKNRRNGTLFGFSVSTEIKVLMGILA
- the infC gene encoding translation initiation factor IF-3, whose protein sequence is MMNGAIRAREVRLIGAEGEQLGVTPTSEALMQAENLNMDLVLISNQEPPVAKIMDYTKFMFEQKKKQKEAKKKQAVVSVKEVRLSPVIDQNDFDTKLRQAIKFLEKGDKVKVSIRFKGRMITHQDVGRQVMDKFAQATKEVAVVEQRAKMDGRQMFLQLAPIKK
- the rpmI gene encoding 50S ribosomal protein L35, which codes for MPKQKTHRASAKRFKRTGNGGLKRFRAYTSHRFHGKTVKQRRQLRKSSMVSKGDFKRIRRMVATMR
- the rplT gene encoding 50S ribosomal protein L20, producing the protein MARVKGSVATRKRRKRILKLAKGYYGAKHKLFKTAKEQVMNSYYYAFRDRRQKKRDFRKLWIARINAAARMNGLSYSKLMHGLKLADIEVNRKMLADIAIADAAAFTALAEEAKKALAK
- the oppD gene encoding murein tripeptide/oligopeptide ABC transporter ATP-binding protein OppD — protein: MESENILEAKQVSVAFRIAGKFQKAIYDIDLRLRRGEVLAIVGESGSGKSTLATAVMGLHNPNQTQITGSILLDEEEVIGKTGDSMASIRGSKVGMIFQNPLTALNPLMKIGQQIKEMLAVHDVYPENQYESRIFQLLEQVGIPNPKRVVNQFPHQLSGGMRQRVMIAIAIANDPDLIIADEPTTALDVTIQAQILDLILEIQKKKNAGVILITHDLGVVAEVADTVAVMYAGQLVEKASVEELFQNPKHPYTRSLLRSNPSAETVSDDLYVIPGSVPSLSEIEYDKDLFLARVPWMKEEAQKVISEKMTEISSNHFVRGQAWKKFEFPDQKLKGGKK